The genomic window GGACCGAACTGCTCGACTTCCTGCGCGCCGTTGGGCGCGGAGAAGACGAACAGCGACTCGGGCAGCGGCTCGCCCACGCGCACCATCTCGTAGCTGGTGGTCCAGGAGATCGAGTCGAACTGGGCGTTCCCGCCGGGCCGGGCGGCCATTCCCACCTGCTGGCGCAGCACGAGATGGCGGGCGACGTCGATCCACATCTCGCCGCCGGCGTCGCTGGCGCCGGCCACCCCGCCTCCGGCCAGCGAGTCGAAGGCCACCACGTGGCACGGTACCTTGTCGGGGCCCACCTGAAGCGTGTCCAACCGCTCGAGCCGCGGACCGCGCAGGTGCGCGTCGAGCGCGCGATAGTCGGCGAAGGGGTCCCGGTTGGGCTGGTTGGGCGGCGCCGGGAAGGCGGGATCGGTGTCCGCCGCGGTGAGCGGGTGGCGGATGTACTGGTTGAACCGGCCCACGTACAGCCACAACTGGTTCCCGTCGCTCACCGCCGTCTGGCCCATGGCCTCGTGCTGGATCTCGCGCAGGAACCTGCCGGATTCGCCGAACGCGCAGCGCATCGGAAACTCCACCTGCTGGCTCTGCCCGTGCACCACCAGCCGCACCTGGCCCCGGCCCTCGAAGTAGCCGGAGCCCAGCGTGGTGTAGGCGCGCGTCACATCCGCGAGGATGGACTGCACGTCGGGTGCGGCGGCGCCCTCGGCCGCGAGCGCGGATGGGGCGCCCGATGGTGGCATGGCGGCCCCCGCGGCGATGACAGCGATGAGAGCCAGGGCCGGGGCCCCGGGCAGCCGGTTCAGCATGAAGTCCTCCGTATGGGAACCTGTGGCGGGGTGCGCAGCAGCCGCGAGTCTGACGCAGGCGGGCGCGCGAGTCGAGGGGTTTCCCGGGCTGTGCTCCCCGGGCTGGACGCACGGCGCACAACGGAGCCGCCGGCCATGCTCGGTCCCTACTTCCGGGGCTCCTCCACCCGCACCTCGATCTGCACCGGCACGGTGACCGGCGCGAAGCAGGACTTGTCGTCGCACGCCTGGAACTTCAGGGAGGCCGCCAGCGCGTGGCTGCCCGGGCGCGCGGTCTTGCCCGCCTTCAGCGGCACCCGGATCTCGAACGAGCCGTCGAAGGTAGACAGCTTCTCGTCGCTGCCCTCCAGTTGCAGGACCCGGCCCTTCGGATACAGCGGTTTGCCTGCCTTGAACCCGGGAAGGGCCTTCACCTTGAGCTGCGTGGCCACCAGGTAGTCGGCCGCAGCGGGGTTGGCCTGGACGTGGTAGCCGGGCTTCACCGTCACCAGCACCCGCGCCGTGTCGGTGGCCCCGCGACCCAGGGAAAGCGCCTCGACCGCCCTCACGCTCACGACGTCCTTGCCGGTGGGCATGGCGGCCCATGCGGAACCGGCGACGGCGCCAAGGAGAAGCATCGCCGGGGCCAGCGCCCCGGCTGCGGAAAGTCGCATTCCTGCTGGTCTCATTCTGGGCTCCTTGGGCATGCCGGGGCGAATCGGTGCGCAGGTGGAACTCCCCAAGAATACGGGCGCGCTTCGCCGGGCGTCAAACAGCCGGACGAGGGCGCGCCCTGCGGGAGACGTCTCCTGCAGGGATGGCGCGAGGACTCGAATTCCCCTACCGCTTCTCCCGCTCCAGCACCTCCCGTTTCACCTTCTCCCCCCACCGGTAGCCGCCGGACTGTCCGCCCTCGCGCACCACTCGATGGCAGGGTATCACGATCGCCACGGGATTGGTCGCGCACGCCCGAGCCACCGCTCGCGCCGCCTTCGGCTTCCCGATGCGCCGCGCCACTTCGGAGTACGAGCGGGTGACGCCCCTCGGGATCGCGGCCAGCTCCTGCCACACCCGCCACTGGAAGGCCGTGGCGCGGATGTCCAGGGGCAGCGGCGCGCCCGGCGCGCGCCCGTCCAGGCGCCTCAGGATCTCCCGCACCCAGCCGCGCAGGCCCGGGCCGCCCTCGCGCAGCTCGGCCTGCGGATACTCCTCGCGCACGAACTTCTTCAGCGCGACGTCGCCCGCGCCCAGGCTCACGCCGCACACTCCGTGCTCCGTCGCCGCCACCAGCACGCGGCCCATGGGGCTGTCCGCCAGCACGTAGCCGATGCGCGCGCCCCGGCCCCCGCGGCCGTAGACCGCGGGGGTCATGCCCAGGGTCTGGCGCGCCCGCTCATACAGGCGGCTGGAAGAGCCGTAGCCCGCTTCGTACATCGCGGCGGCCACGTTGCCGCGCGCGCGCACCTGCTTCTTGAAGCGGTCCAGGCGGGCGGCGTCGGCGTATTCGCGCGGCGTGAGGCCGAGGGCGCGGCGGAACTCGCGGCGCAGGCGCGCGGGGCTCACGGACAGCTCGCGCGACAGGCTCTCCAGGCGCACGGGCTCGTCGGCGCCGGCCTCGAGCGCGCGACAGGCCCGCCCCACCAGCGCGTGGTCCGCGGCGGACGGGCCGGCCTGGTCCGGGTGGCACCTGCGGCACGCGCGGAATCCCGCGCCGCGGGCGGCCTCGGTGGAGTCGAAGAAGATCACGTTGCGCCGCAGCGGCATGCGCGCCGGACAGCCGGGCCGGCAGTAGATCCCGGTGCTGCGCACGGCCACGACGAACTTCTCGCGCGCCCTGGGGTCGCGCGAACGGAACTGCTCCCAGCGGATGACGTCGGTCGTCTTCATGATTGGTACCTCCGACATCCACGGTACGAAAACCGCGCCGGAGCCTCTATCCGTTTTGGGGTTTCAAATCAGAAAGTCGCCGGGGCTCCAGCCTACCGCGACATGATCCCCAGCAGGCAGTGCACCTGGCAGGCGAAGTCGCCGATGTCGCGCCGGTCGTGGCCCACTTCCGCGCGCCAGGAGTCGTCCTCGCCGGCCTTGCCCATGGCGCGAGCCAGCGCGTCGGTGGCCTCGATCAGGGCGTTGTGCACCTTCGTGCGGCCGTCGTTGCGGGCGGCGCGCACGTCCCGGGCGGAGAGGGCCCACTCGGCGCGGATGTGCGCGTAGTCCACGGCCAGGCGCAGGTAGGCCGCGCGGGCCTCCGTGCAGGAACTGGAGAGGATCGAGGTCAGGAGCTCGGCGGCGCGGACCTGGGTCATGGGCTCTCCGGAGAGGCCGCCCTAGCGGGCGCACCCCGAGCAGCCGCCGCCGTGGCCGTTGCCATCGCCGTCCCCGCCGCCGTTGGTGCGGACGCTACCGCCGCAGTTGCAGCCCTTGGCCTGGTCGCCGATCCCGCCGCCCGGCATCAGCTTCTCCACCAGCCCCGGCACCTCGTCGGGACGGAACGAGCGCTCCTGGCCCTCCGAGTCCACGCCGTGGATCACCAGGCGGAAGAAATCCGAGCGGCGCACTTCCACCTTGCCGAAGCTCTTCGTCTCCACCACCTGCCCGGGGCGCGGGTAGATCCGCGTGGACTCGCGGTAGAAATCCACCTCGTAGGCCAGGCAACACATCAGCCGCCCGCACACGCCCGAGATCTTGCTCGGCGAGAGGGCCAGGTCCTGGTCCTTGGCCATGCGCAGCGTCACCGGCGAGAAGCCCTTGAGCCACGAGGTGCAGCACAGGCGCCGGCCGCACACGCCGTAGCCGTCCATGCGCTTGGCTTCGTCGCGCACGCCGATCTGGCGCAGCTCGATCCGGGTGCGGAACTTCGCCGCCAGGTCCTTCACCAGCTCGCGGAAGTCCACGCGCTTCTCGGCGGTGAAGTAATAGGTCATGCGGTGGCCGTCGAACTGCAGCTCCACGTCGGAGAGCTCCATCTCCAGCTTGCGCGCGGCGATGCGCTCGCGGCAGAAGTGGAACGCCTCGTTCTCGCGGGTGCGGTTGTCCACGTGCTGCTGCGCGTCCTCCGGGGTGGACTTGCGGAGGATCTCGCGATAGGTGGTCATCTTCTGCCGGTCGGCCTTCAGGTTCACGATCTCGCCCAGCATGGATGCCTTGGCGATGTCCTCGCCGCGGTCCACCTCCACGATGATGCTGTCGAGCCGTGTCAGGTCGATCTCGCGCGTGTTGGCGTAGACCTCCCGGCGGAACCCCCGGAAGGTGACTTCCACCAGCGCGCAGGACGGCGCAGTGACCATTGGATTGCCTCGGAGGAGGGTTATCAGGAAGCCGGACGCGAGGCGGGCCGGAATCGGGCTTGCGCCTCGGCCAGGCGGGTCAGTGCGGAGTATAGCAGAACCTCCGGGGCCACGTTCAGGCCCTCGGCGGCGAGGCAGTCCGCGATCACGGCGTATCGCGAGGAGAGCGTCTCCCAGCCGACCTGCGCCGCGGCCTTGCGCAGGCCCTCCAGCTTGTCCTGGTTGGCGACGCCGGCTTCGGGGAGGCCGCCCTTCACCTGCAACAGGTCGCGCACCCACAGCAGCCAGAAGCGCAGGATGCGCCCCACGAGACCACGGTCGCGATAGCAGCGGAACCGCAGGCCGTCCACGGTGCGGTGCACGCGGTCCCACTGGCCGGTCTGCGCCAGCTTCCACAGCTCCAGGGCGGCGTCGCGGTCGGCCAGCAGGCCACCACCCATTGCCAGCAATCCCACCGCCGCCGCGGGACTGCCCTGCGAGAGCGCGGCCGCGGCGCGCGCCACCGCCGGCTCGCTGTCCAGGCGCTCGGCGAGCAGCTTCGCCATCGGTTCCAGCTCCACCGGCTCGAACTCGATCGCCGAGCAGCGCGAGCGCACCGTGGGCAGGATGCGGTGGGGACGCGACGTGGTGAGCACCCAGTGCGTGTTCGCGCCGGGCTCCTCGAGGATCTTGAGCGCCGCGTTGGCCGCCTCGGGCGTGAGCGTGTGCGCCTCGGCCAGCACCACCACGCGGGCGCGGCCTTCCGAGAGCGAGTAGCTCAGCTCGCGCTTGAGCATGCGGATGCGATCAATCTGAATGGAGACCTTCTTGCCCGGCCACAGGCGGTCGGGGTCGAAGGCGAAGAGCTTCGCGGCGCGGCGGGCGGTGAGCACCTCCGCGAGCGCTTCCTCGAGATCCTCGGCCTGGCGCTCGTCGGTGCGGCCGGCGGCGGGCGCGGGCACCGGGTAGATGAGCCTGAGGTTCGGGTGATTGCCTTCCAGCATGCGGCGGCAGGAGCGGCAGGTGTTGCAGGGGGTGGCGAATGACGCGCCCGAGGCGGACGCGCCGGGTTTCTGCGCGCCGGCGGCCTCGATGCTCTCGCAGTTCAGCAGACGCGCCATCGCCAGCGCGGCTTCCACCTTTCCGATGCCGGCCGGGCCCACGAACAGCGATGCAGGCGGCACGCTGCCGCTGGCGACGGCGCGGGCGAGCGCCTGCCACGCGAGGGGCTGGAGCGGGATGGGGCCGGCGGCGGGCCGCTCGGGCGCTCGAGGCGTCATGGCGCTGGAGTACTCCTGGAATCCGGTGCGCTGCGGGAAGACGGGCGTGGAATGGGACGGTCCGCCGGCTGATTCTCGCACAGGCGGAGGCCGTCTTCTACCCCGCCCGGTAGAACAGCAGGTCCACGTTTCCCGGCGCGTGGCCCGGGGCGCGCAACAACAGCGCCACCTGACTGTACTGCAACGGTCAGGGCAGATAGAGATCGGCGTCCCGCACCGATCGCGCCAGCAGCAGGCGCTCTTGGCCCGCGACCGTGACATTGCCAAAGTAGACATGATACACCGTGTCGTGGCTCGCCCCTTGCGCCTTCAGGAAGATGAAGGTGCGGGAGTCGTTGGCCCAATGCGGATTCCCGTCCCCAGGCCCGCTCGTGAGCGGCACCAGGGACGTGTCCTGCATGCCGAGGAGGAAGAGGCTGCCCTGGAAAGGTGCGGTTCCTCGTCTCCAAATCATCAGGGCCCCATCGGGTGAGACCAGTCCTCCCAGGCCCCTGTTCCCCGTCGTTACCTGGGCCACAGGGCTTCCATCCGCCAACGAGACCTTGAAGATCTCTTGTTGGAGCCTGGTTTCTGGGCCAGCCGGAGGGTGCCAGCGGGTCCCGGGCACCAGCAGATGCTCGTCATCCTCGGCCCACTGTGCTGAATTGTACCCGAGGGCCACGCTGTCGCCCTGGAACAGGAAGCTGCGCCAGCCCCGAATCTGGGGAAGTGGAGTCTTCACGCCTGCGGTGTCGGTAAGCCACAGAGCCGCGAGGCTGCGAAGGTAGAGGACATACCGGCCGCTGGGACTCCACTGTGGGTCGAGGTCATACGCGAAAGGGCCGGTCAGGGTCTTCTTCCGGCCTGTCTCCGTGTCCATGAACGCAACGAATGAGTTGTCCCGACCGAGGCTCTCCAGATAGATGACGTACCGGCCCTTGGGGCTCCATCGCGGGCCGCTGGGCGTTCCCCTCGTGAGTGCGAGTCCGGGTGGCACGACGACATCGAGTGACTCGCCAGGAAAGGTGAGCCGGGTCAGGCCACTGCCGTCCAGTCGGAACTTGTACAGGCCCGGCTGGCGCAGGGTATCCCCGGGAAACCAGGCTGCCGTGTCCCACTTGGTGACGATCACCCAGCCATCCGCGGGGAATCCGGAGTTGGGGCGTGTGGGAGGCTCGTGCAGGCACGAGCTTGCGGCGAGACCGAGGATGGCGAGCAGGAGGGGGAAGGTGGCTTGAGACATCCGGCTCATCGATCACCTCAGTGGTTCTGGCCTGTTCGAGATACTGGCATGTTCACAATCCACCATGTCGAACTGATTTGGAAGCTTGAGTGTCGAGCCCTCTAAGACCCCCTCGTACTTCCCGAGGGATTGCGCCTTCCCATCGTCTCGTACATCCGCACGGTCTCCTCCACCATTCGATCCAACGAGAACCCCGCCGCATGCCCTCGCGCCGCCTCTCCCATGCGGCGCGCTTCTTCGGGATCCTCGAGCAATTTCCGCATGGCCTCCGCCAGTGCCCCGGCGTCCCCGGCTTCCACTTCCAGCCCGGTGACCCCGTCCTGGTTCACGAACGAGGTGCCGGTGCCGAGCCGCGTGGAGACCGCCGGCAGCCCGCAGGCCATGGCCTCGGCCATCGCCAGCCCGAAGGACTCCGCGCGGCTGGTGGAGGGCAGCACGAAGAGGTCCGCGGCGCGGTAGTAGCCGCCAAGGTCCTCGTCGGGGACTTCCTCTGCGAAACGGACCCGCGCGCTGAGCCCACCTTCCCGCACGCGACTGCGCACCGCGGCGTACTCCTCTCCGCGCCCCACCAGCACCAGCGTGCCGGGCACGTTTGGAAGCGCCTCCAGCAGCACGTCCAGCCCCTTGTAGTGATGGAACCGCCCCACGAACAGCGTGATGGGCCCGGCGCAACTCTCCCGCAGCGCGCGGGTAACCTCGCGGGTGCGATCGGTTTCCCGCAGGCGTTCGAGGTCGAGCCCGTATGGCAGCACCTCGCAGCGGTCCCGGTGCGGGCGAAGGGCATGGCTCGCGTCGAGTGTCTGCGGGGTGCTCACCAGGATGCGGTCGGCGCGGCGCAGGAACGCCTGCACCGGAGCGTCGAAGACGCGGTGCCAGCCGCGGCGTTGGACGTCGCAGTGGTACGACACGACGACCGGGCGGGCGGGCCGGGTTATCAGGCAGGAGGCGACGCCCGAGAGGCTCGGGTAGTGGAAGTGCAGCACGTCCGGACGCAACTTCCGGATCCAGAACGGCAGCGAGGGGCTGAGCCGGTGCCGGAGCACCTTGCCGAAGGAGGCGGCGTGCACGACGGTTCCGCGCGGGCCGTGGTCCACCCGGGTGACGCGGTCGTGTGATGCGCACAGAGTGACCAGCTCGTGCCCGAAGCGCGGCACGCCGTCCCGGAGGATATTCAGGATGCGCTGAATGCCCCCGTACACGGGCGGATCGTAGGGACCGTAGACCTGGAGGATTCGCATGGGGTGTCCGGGGGGTGTAGGAAATACAGGGCCGGCAACCCGCAGTCTTCTCTATTGGATGGATGTTGCCGTACCCGAAACGGGATAGCGCCCCAGGATCCGCTCCACAATCATCCTGCCTTCGGCCTCGTCGACAGCAGAAGCGAAGCGGATCGTCCTCGCGCCGTAGTCAAACGCCACAACTCCTCCCGCAAGTCCCCATAACCGGAGCCCCGCCCCTGGCTTCCAGGGGTTGAACGGGATTGGGGACACCCTCAAGTTGCTCACGGCCGAGAGGTCGTAGTCACGGCCTCGCGAAAGGCCAAACAGCTCAAACCGATGCTCGAGAACGCCTGGCCTGACAACCTACAAGCCAAATTGGAAGGACCATCAGCGGAGGCCACTCCCGCTTTGCGGGCACAACGAACGTAAGCCCTTCCGGGCCATCGCTCACCGTCGTCTTCTTGGACGGTACCGACACTACGGCCATCGGCACTCCATTCCTTCCCTGGGAACCAAGCTCCCCTACTCGCAGAGCTCCGCGTGGTTCTGGCGGAGCCAGCCGTCCACGGCGGTCCGGAACTCGGGCACCAGCGTCAGAATTTCATCCAGTTCCGCAGTCGTGATTACGGTCGCGTGGACGTAGCTCATTTCGTTGCGCTTTGCACGGCAGGTGTCGAGGTAGGCGGAGTACATTCGGAACTTCTCGGGAGCTGCTGCTTCGAGCGCGACGAACGTGTTGTGGTGGTTTCCGCCCGTGAAAGTCGGCCGGAATCCGGCAGCACGGACCACCGCGGTAGCCAGCGCCCTGGCGGCAGCATAGGCGTGCTCGAATCGGCCCTCCGCAGATATTGCATCGACCCCTGCGTCCGACAATTCGCGCGCGGCAAGGGAGAGAAGTTCCGCGATCTCAGTCCGCTGAGTGGGTCTGCTCTCCACCCGCCTTTGCTTGAGCAAGTCTTGCCAGGGCATCCTCTGTTCCTAGCACGAAGAGCTTCGGGCTGTCCAATACCGATGTGATGAATTGGTGCCGGCCGCCGGCTCGCTGCACCATCTCCTCGGGCGTGCACACCGTGGGATTCACCTCTCTCCCAAGTTGCGCGGCGGCCTCGCGGAGCGGAAGCGAAAGGTCTGCCAATCCCACGCTGCCGACTACCATCAGGTCGATGTCGCTGGTACTGGCTTCCTCGGTCCTGGCGACGGAGCCGAAGACGAACGCGACCCGGATTCTGGTTCCAAGAGGGGAAAGCGCGCCCCGGAGGACATCCACGAGTCCCGCCGTCTTCGCGACCAGACCCCGGAGTTCCGGATAGAGCGGGCTGTCGGCGTCGGCCTGGAAGTAGAGTCGATTCCCGTCCCGCCGAGTCTTGAGGATCCCGGCTTCCACGAGGGCGCCAAGAGGCCTCTGCAATGTCGACGGTCGCACCCCAAACCGGGCGGCAAGCTCACTCCGATACCACCACCGGTCCGGGTGCATCAGGATCGCGGAGAGGAGTTGCTGGCGCGTGCGCGCCATGAGCAAGTCAAGGGGCGTCTGACGCATGTAGCGTCAATATCGACGTAATTTGCGTCAATTTCAAGGAAAATCGTCTAACCTGCTACATGACATCAGGTTGGAAATCAAGCTCAAGATCCAGAAGGCTCTCACCGCAGCCAATCCAGCGGATCCACCGCCGCCCGCCCCTTGCGCACCTCGAAGTGCAGCTCCGCCCCCCGCAGCGACCCGGTATCCCCCACCTTCGCGATCACCGAACCCGCGGCCACCTGCTGGCCCTGCGCCACGCTCACCGAGCCGCAGTGGGCGTAGAGCGTGTAGAACCCGCCGCCGTGGTTCAGGATGATGGTCTGCCCGTAGCCCTCGTACCAGTCCACGAACTCCACCACCCCCTTCTCCACCGCGCGGATGTCGGCGCCCTCGGGGGCCTGGATATCAATGCCGTTGTTGCGGGTCACGGTACCGAACTTGGGGTGGCGGTTCTCGCCGAAGTTCTCGATCACCGTGCCGCGCACCGGCCACGGCAGCGAGCCGCGCCCGTGGCCGAACTGGCCCTCGGGGATCTTCTCGCCGCGCTGCGCGCGCAGCCGCTCGTCCTCCAGCCGGCGCCGCTCCAGCTCGTCCAGCAGCTTCTTGATCTTCTGCGCGGAGCGTTCCAGCTCGGCCGCGGCGGCCTCGTAGCTCATGCGGGTGGTCTGGATGTCGCGCACGGTGCGCTCGCGCTGGCTCTTGAGTCCCTCCATCTTGCGCTGCTCCACCTGCTTCTGGGAGCGCACCTGGCTCACCTCGGTCTTCTTGCGCTCCAGCACCACGCGCGCCACGTCAATGCTCTCGGCCTGCACGCCCAGGCGCAGCACCAGGTGCTCCTCCCCGCGCGCGATGAGGCCCACCCAGCGCAGGCGGGTGTCCAGGTCGGCGAAGGAGCGCGACGAGAGGAGGAACTCCAGCTCGCTGTCGCGGCGGAATCGGTAGGCGGCGCGCAGCCGGCGGGCCAGCTGCTGCTGCGTCATGGAGCGGGCGGATCGGGTGTGCGTGAGGTCGCGCTGCACCACGTCGATCTCGCGGCCCAGCTTCGTCTCGCGCTGGGTGTAGAGTTGCACCGCCGCGCGCGACTTGGAGAGGTTCACTTCCACCTGGTGCAGCTGGCGCAGGACGTTCTTCTCCTGCTTGCGCAGCTTCTGGGCGGCCTGGCGCTTGGCGCGGGCCTCGCTCTGGAGCTTCTCGTAGGTGCTGCGCTGTCTCGCCTCGTCCGGCGGCGGCGCGGCGGCGCGCGATGAATACGAAAGCAGCAGCGTGGCGGCCAGGACGGGCGCCCACGCCAGGCGGAGCGCGACGCGGCGCATCACGGGCTCTCGGCCCGTCCCGCGCCGAGCGAGCCGACCAGGCTCCCGGCGAGGCCGAGCAGCAGGGCCAGGCCCACGAAGGCGGCGTCGAGCGAGAGCGGCATGCGCTCCCAGCCGCTCCAGCGCGTGGCCAGCAGCACCGAGGCGCCCTCCACCGCGGCCAGCGCCACCACCGAGGTGACCGCGGTGATGATCAGTCCCTCGGCCAGGAACGGCAGGCGGATGAACGCCGGGCTGGCTCCCAGCAGCCCCAGCACCCGGAGCACGTCGCGCCGCGCCAGGATGGCCAGCCGGATCACCAGCATCACCAGCACCACCACCCCGAGTGCCATGGCCGTGCCAAAGCCCAGGCCCACCAGCGTGGCGCGGCGCAGCCACACTTCGAGGCGCGTCAGCCACTCGCCCCCGAACACCGCGTCGCCCACCTCCGGATACTGGCGGATGGTCTGCGCCAGCCGCTCGATCTGCGCCGCATCCCGGAAGCCCTCGCGCAGCGACAGCCGGAAGGAAGGCGGCAGCGGGTTGGCGCCCACCGACTGCAGCAGGTCGGGGTCGGCGTTGAGGTCGCGCGAGAGCTGCGCCCACGCGGAGTCGCGCGACACGTAGGTGGCCGCGCTCACCTCCTGCAGCGCGCGCAGCCGGTCGCCCAGCACCGAGTCGGCCTCCGCGCCCTGGTGCTCCTTCATCAGCACCACCACTTCCTTGCGCGCCTCGGCGTAGCGCACGAAGCGCCATCCGTTCCACAGCGCGTCGGCCGTGCCGGCCAGCACCACCCACGCGGCGAACAGCGCCACCGCGGAGGCGGCCGCCACGCCGGGGTTGCGTCGCAGGCCGCGCCAGGCCTCGGCCACGAAGTAGGCGGCGTTCACGCGCCCTCCTTCAGCCGGCCGCGCTCCAGCCGGAACACGCGGTCGCCGGGCTG from Candidatus Eisenbacteria bacterium includes these protein-coding regions:
- a CDS encoding peptidoglycan DD-metalloendopeptidase family protein, which encodes MMRRVALRLAWAPVLAATLLLSYSSRAAAPPPDEARQRSTYEKLQSEARAKRQAAQKLRKQEKNVLRQLHQVEVNLSKSRAAVQLYTQRETKLGREIDVVQRDLTHTRSARSMTQQQLARRLRAAYRFRRDSELEFLLSSRSFADLDTRLRWVGLIARGEEHLVLRLGVQAESIDVARVVLERKKTEVSQVRSQKQVEQRKMEGLKSQRERTVRDIQTTRMSYEAAAAELERSAQKIKKLLDELERRRLEDERLRAQRGEKIPEGQFGHGRGSLPWPVRGTVIENFGENRHPKFGTVTRNNGIDIQAPEGADIRAVEKGVVEFVDWYEGYGQTIILNHGGGFYTLYAHCGSVSVAQGQQVAAGSVIAKVGDTGSLRGAELHFEVRKGRAAVDPLDWLR
- a CDS encoding TlpA family protein disulfide reductase, giving the protein MLNRLPGAPALALIAVIAAGAAMPPSGAPSALAAEGAAAPDVQSILADVTRAYTTLGSGYFEGRGQVRLVVHGQSQQVEFPMRCAFGESGRFLREIQHEAMGQTAVSDGNQLWLYVGRFNQYIRHPLTAADTDPAFPAPPNQPNRDPFADYRALDAHLRGPRLERLDTLQVGPDKVPCHVVAFDSLAGGGVAGASDAGGEMWIDVARHLVLRQQVGMAARPGGNAQFDSISWTTSYEMVRVGEPLPESLFVFSAPNGAQEVEQFGPQRPKFADLTGKPRIDFTLNDLSGKPRSLKDYHGKVVLLDFWATWCGPCRMELPIIMSLYAEMKKKGLEVLAVNVAEEREKPAEFVKKFGYTFPVLLDTDGKVSQQYQANAIPTVAVVDRTGKIVAHFAGARSEEDLRAALAKAGLK
- a CDS encoding glycosyltransferase — its product is MRILQVYGPYDPPVYGGIQRILNILRDGVPRFGHELVTLCASHDRVTRVDHGPRGTVVHAASFGKVLRHRLSPSLPFWIRKLRPDVLHFHYPSLSGVASCLITRPARPVVVSYHCDVQRRGWHRVFDAPVQAFLRRADRILVSTPQTLDASHALRPHRDRCEVLPYGLDLERLRETDRTREVTRALRESCAGPITLFVGRFHHYKGLDVLLEALPNVPGTLVLVGRGEEYAAVRSRVREGGLSARVRFAEEVPDEDLGGYYRAADLFVLPSTSRAESFGLAMAEAMACGLPAVSTRLGTGTSFVNQDGVTGLEVEAGDAGALAEAMRKLLEDPEEARRMGEAARGHAAGFSLDRMVEETVRMYETMGRRNPSGSTRGS
- the ada gene encoding bifunctional DNA-binding transcriptional regulator/O6-methylguanine-DNA methyltransferase Ada produces the protein MKTTDVIRWEQFRSRDPRAREKFVVAVRSTGIYCRPGCPARMPLRRNVIFFDSTEAARGAGFRACRRCHPDQAGPSAADHALVGRACRALEAGADEPVRLESLSRELSVSPARLRREFRRALGLTPREYADAARLDRFKKQVRARGNVAAAMYEAGYGSSSRLYERARQTLGMTPAVYGRGGRGARIGYVLADSPMGRVLVAATEHGVCGVSLGAGDVALKKFVREEYPQAELREGGPGLRGWVREILRRLDGRAPGAPLPLDIRATAFQWRVWQELAAIPRGVTRSYSEVARRIGKPKAARAVARACATNPVAIVIPCHRVVREGGQSGGYRWGEKVKREVLEREKR
- a CDS encoding stage 0 sporulation protein — its product is MLGEIVNLKADRQKMTTYREILRKSTPEDAQQHVDNRTRENEAFHFCRERIAARKLEMELSDVELQFDGHRMTYYFTAEKRVDFRELVKDLAAKFRTRIELRQIGVRDEAKRMDGYGVCGRRLCCTSWLKGFSPVTLRMAKDQDLALSPSKISGVCGRLMCCLAYEVDFYRESTRIYPRPGQVVETKSFGKVEVRRSDFFRLVIHGVDSEGQERSFRPDEVPGLVEKLMPGGGIGDQAKGCNCGGSVRTNGGGDGDGNGHGGGCSGCAR
- a CDS encoding PD40 domain-containing protein — protein: MIVTKWDTAAWFPGDTLRQPGLYKFRLDGSGLTRLTFPGESLDVVVPPGLALTRGTPSGPRWSPKGRYVIYLESLGRDNSFVAFMDTETGRKKTLTGPFAYDLDPQWSPSGRYVLYLRSLAALWLTDTAGVKTPLPQIRGWRSFLFQGDSVALGYNSAQWAEDDEHLLVPGTRWHPPAGPETRLQQEIFKVSLADGSPVAQVTTGNRGLGGLVSPDGALMIWRRGTAPFQGSLFLLGMQDTSLVPLTSGPGDGNPHWANDSRTFIFLKAQGASHDTVYHVYFGNVTVAGQERLLLARSVRDADLYLP
- a CDS encoding helix-turn-helix domain-containing protein; the protein is MRQTPLDLLMARTRQQLLSAILMHPDRWWYRSELAARFGVRPSTLQRPLGALVEAGILKTRRDGNRLYFQADADSPLYPELRGLVAKTAGLVDVLRGALSPLGTRIRVAFVFGSVARTEEASTSDIDLMVVGSVGLADLSLPLREAAAQLGREVNPTVCTPEEMVQRAGGRHQFITSVLDSPKLFVLGTEDALARLAQAKAGGEQTHSAD